AAGACTCGATTCTTTCATATGCTGAGGAAATGTTCAAGAGAAACAGATTCAACAAGCTATTGGATGTGGGATGCGGCGATGGAAGGCTTACAGTTAAATTCTCAAAGTATTTTAATAGGGTTATAGCACTTGAACCTGATAAGATAAGAATGGAGTTTGCAAAGTATAATGTTCACAATAATAACATTTCAAATGTTACATTTGTACAATCTCCCTTCCTGAAGGCCGGAATTCAGGATGATTACTTTGATGTTGTTATCTGTAATCATGTTATCCAGCATATTAATACTGATATGATAGAGCCTACGATACAGGGTATTTTTAACGTTTTACGAAAAGATGGCATCATTGTGCTTACAACATCCTATTCAAAAAGAAAAGATGATTATTTTCTTAAATCCTTTTTGGATAAAGAAGGCAATGTCAATGGAACTGATATCTCTGAAAAAAGCTTCAATAACCTCATTATAAATGAGCAAAGAATTCTGCCCATCCATTTTTTTACGGTGGATAATCTAAAGGAATACTTATCCAAGTTTTCAT
This genomic window from Spirochaetota bacterium contains:
- a CDS encoding class I SAM-dependent methyltransferase — protein: MDSEKQYFYPDVFDVITLSLAHSKDPDLTFWKKSEDSILSYAEEMFKRNRFNKLLDVGCGDGRLTVKFSKYFNRVIALEPDKIRMEFAKYNVHNNNISNVTFVQSPFLKAGIQDDYFDVVICNHVIQHINTDMIEPTIQGIFNVLRKDGIIVLTTSYSKRKDDYFLKSFLDKEGNVNGTDISEKSFNNLIINEQRILPIHFFTVDNLKEYLSKFSLIKLDVFDDIYPHSMLDTVIFIGSKPS